CGCTTGACTTCTACTCCTTGACTCAAAGCAAAGGCATCACCAAAACTCAAAATATCCATTTCTCGGTGAAAGTAAATCAAGCAGAAAAAACTAAAGGTAAAAAGCAAAGCAAGGAGCTGTACGTTTTCCCATGAAGCCCCCGAAAAACTCCCTAATTGCCAGAAAATGATACGTTGCATATAATCCGGCGAAAAAGTCATCATTAAGGTTAAAAAGGAATTCACAAACAAAGAAAATACCATTCCCACCAAAATAATAGTTTGATTCTCTAAGGCTTGGGAAAATTGTTGAGCAAAGAGTAAAACGATAACAACAGTTACAAGTCCAAAAGCAAAGCCCGCAAGGCTCATCGAAATGGAAGGGCTCATAAAATTAATACCGAATAGCATCACAGTTGAAGCCCCTAATGAAGCACCGGATGATACACCTAAGGTATAGGAAGAAGCTAAAGGATTTTGTAGAAGGGACTGCATCACAGTTCCACTCGCACCCAAGGCTAAACCAACAAGAAAGCTGAGCAAAATCCGGGGCATGCGCACTTCAAGAAGAATGTCCTGCAAAAGAGGAGCAGAACTATTCCCTCTGCCTATCATCATACTCATTAAATCGCCTACTGATATCGGAGCACTTCCTATGCGAAGACTGAGAAGCATTGCCAGTAAAGACAGTGCCAAAAGTAGAATAATGATGCTTATTCTATTCTTATTTGAAATTTTTGTATACATCAGGATATACCGCTTTGGCCATTTCTGTCATTGCCTTTACTATATGTTGATTGGGAAGCGAACTTCTTTCGTTATCAATAGAGTAAACAGCTTTATTTTTTACTGCTGTCACCTCTTCCCAACCTTTCAATCTTAAAATATCATTAATAGGATCCGGAACATATTCTACATTTGTTAAGATCACATCTGGATTAGCCATAATTGCTGCTTCTTCTGAAACTTTGATTGCTCCTGCCTCTTTGGCCATCACATTCTCAGCTCCAATCGTTTCAATCATCTCATTGATATAAGTATCCTTTCCCATACTATAAATTTCTGGAGAAGCAGCGATTTCAAACAGCACTCTTTTCTTAGGACTTATTTTTGTGGCTTGTTCTTTAAAAGCAGCGATGTCTTTCTCCATCTGACGCGTCACTTGCTCCCCTTTTTCTTTTTGGTTTAAAGCTGTCGCCACAAGGCAAATATTATCTTCGATTTCTTTAAAATTCTTTTCTGTAGGTAAGACAACAACTGCCGTTCCTTTATCCTGGAGTTTCTTAATTTTATCTTCCGATTGGAACAGGGTCAAATCACTCACAAATAAAAGTTCTGGCTTGAGCGCCATTATTTTTTCAAGATCCAGGTTCATAAGGTCTGTCTGCTGCACTTTTTCCAAACCCTTAACATACTTAGGACTTTGCGTATCTACAGCAATAAGTTTATCTTTTTGTCCAAGATCGTTAATCACTTGTGTCACTGCGGGTGAGAGTGACACAACTCTCTGAATATTTTGCGGAATTTTTACTTTTTCACCTTGTGGTGTCGTAATTTCAACTTGAGATTGGTTTCCTTCCTGAGTCACATGTTTATTTTTTGTACATGATGATAAACTGACCGCTATAAACAGCAAACCAATTATCGTTAGTGTTTTCTTTTTCATTTGTTCTCCCTCACTAAAAAAAGCTCTACTCATGCAAAGCCCTACATTTTTCTCTTGCTTTGACCAGACAA
This window of the Lactococcus garvieae subsp. garvieae genome carries:
- a CDS encoding FecCD family ABC transporter permease produces the protein MYTKISNKNRISIIILLLALSLLAMLLSLRIGSAPISVGDLMSMMIGRGNSSAPLLQDILLEVRMPRILLSFLVGLALGASGTVMQSLLQNPLASSYTLGVSSGASLGASTVMLFGINFMSPSISMSLAGFAFGLVTVVIVLLFAQQFSQALENQTIILVGMVFSLFVNSFLTLMMTFSPDYMQRIIFWQLGSFSGASWENVQLLALLFTFSFFCLIYFHREMDILSFGDAFALSQGVEVKRTKVLLIGLSTLLTGASVAMTGVIGFVDLIAPHVARRLFGATHKWVLPSSALVGGLLCVLADTVARSVFQSRELPIGAVTALIGAPFFCYIFFRKGQV
- a CDS encoding ABC transporter substrate-binding protein → MKKKTLTIIGLLFIAVSLSSCTKNKHVTQEGNQSQVEITTPQGEKVKIPQNIQRVVSLSPAVTQVINDLGQKDKLIAVDTQSPKYVKGLEKVQQTDLMNLDLEKIMALKPELLFVSDLTLFQSEDKIKKLQDKGTAVVVLPTEKNFKEIEDNICLVATALNQKEKGEQVTRQMEKDIAAFKEQATKISPKKRVLFEIAASPEIYSMGKDTYINEMIETIGAENVMAKEAGAIKVSEEAAIMANPDVILTNVEYVPDPINDILRLKGWEEVTAVKNKAVYSIDNERSSLPNQHIVKAMTEMAKAVYPDVYKNFK